Proteins encoded within one genomic window of Humulus lupulus chromosome 1, drHumLupu1.1, whole genome shotgun sequence:
- the LOC133819541 gene encoding uncharacterized protein LOC133819541, which yields MTPEANDDTGGQLFFSSSLCAAKPSSSLRETLDFSQVRSEQDAALLEDSRQATKSGEKMNREQYRARRRKIGGTYKYYFKSYVEVDGQYVEEGWVDKTCKVCKKDTRGEARQVDKLGRYVHVACLEKSKLGNFSPGKLLYSTF from the exons ATGACACCAGAGGCGAACGACGACACCGGAGGCcagctcttcttctcctcttccctgTGTGCGGCCAAGCCTTCTTCTTCCCTGCGTGAGACACTTGATTTTTCTCAAGTTAGGTCAGAACAGGATGCTGCACTTCTAGAAGATTCTAGACAAGCTACTAAGTCAGGAGAAAAGATGAATAGAGAACAG taTAGAGCTCGCAGAAGGAAAATTGGAGGAACATACAAATATTATTTCAAATCCTACGTTGAAG TGGATGGGCAATATGTGGAAGAAGGGTGGGTGGACAAAACTTGTAAAGTGTGCAAGAAAGATACAAGGGGTGAGGCAAGACAAGTTGACAAGCTTGGGAGATATGTTCATGTGGCTTGTTTGGAGAAATCAAAATTGGGAAACTTTTCACCAGGGAAATTACTGTATTCAACATTTTAG